One stretch of Legionella birminghamensis DNA includes these proteins:
- a CDS encoding autotransporter outer membrane beta-barrel domain-containing protein, translated as MSYSPPKRKFCYLFSCKQVIPLLTALCISNASWAVDWTGSVSNDWFDPLNWIPGVPAAGDSAIIDTIIPNPTEVNSSSTAFLTSLLIGDLNEGTFNIVNGGIVSNFLGSIGTNAGSTGTVTVSGAGSQWNNAAVLEIGGFGTGTLTIQDGAAVTAGNATIGLLAGSLGILSMDKGSLTINGQWLIGYDGTADVTMSNGSQVNTNSTVVANTANSVGIIDVQGQGTQWNNSGNLVIGNQGFGDLCICDGGVVNNWAAVLGAQLGSTGVVGVEGQGSQWNNKGSLIIGLLSDGSLSIVDGGLVTSQSAVIASGANSVSTADIFGQNSHWFNRGNLIVGDSGNGSLFITDGGTVSNQQAVIAANAGSTGAALVQGEGSRWNNLSLVIGQHSAGALSIQSGALVNVMQQTILGGGPALLEIVANGVLQTNQLIGNSVFIGTHLDGGILRANGNNNAFISGFLPGQLFLSCQGLAIDSNGFNIATDNVFDGCGGLTKTGPGQLTLGGQQAYTGSTTVNQGVLRIDGSLPGEVEVLAGARLQGTGSMGTAVVAGNIAPGNSIGTLSVLGNYLQLPGSVYELEINTSGQSDLINVGGTATIAGEVVLLRAPGIYTPGTRYTILTAQGGVIGTYSNLNESLPFLNIFLAYDPQHVYLDIERNGLRFSTAALTVNQFNTAEGIESLGAGNAVYDAISNLGSLYLAPQALDSLSGEIHVSTLGAFMEESRYLRYAAMNRLQQASSAREGLQVDAKQRHQSLSGVTWWGQGFGAWGELEGNGNAAQTDRSTRGFFLGADTASGLPMRMGVIGGISHSDIKVYARNSWVSSDNYHLGLYAGSRLASLSLRGGAAYSWHDIHSHRNIVFPGFSNAVKANSNGDTAQLFAELGYPLILNRVELEPFAGGSYVNVESRRFFETGSAAALNGRGQENLFYSTLGLRETSNVMMNNKLIIAQRLMLGWQHANHHLDPQTLMAFNSGSSGFTIYGSPLARDSILLDAGLLLQRPETDNLQLKLSYIAQWASNVQDNGIMGTLIYRMS; from the coding sequence TTGAGCTACTCACCCCCCAAAAGAAAATTCTGCTATTTATTTTCGTGTAAACAAGTCATTCCTTTATTAACAGCTCTCTGCATCAGCAATGCTTCCTGGGCGGTGGATTGGACTGGTTCAGTATCCAATGACTGGTTTGACCCCCTTAACTGGATACCGGGCGTGCCCGCTGCAGGGGATTCGGCGATTATCGACACTATTATTCCCAACCCGACTGAAGTTAACAGCAGCTCAACCGCCTTTCTGACTTCATTACTCATCGGCGATCTTAATGAAGGAACGTTTAATATCGTTAACGGCGGAATAGTAAGCAATTTTCTTGGCAGCATCGGAACGAATGCCGGCTCAACTGGAACAGTCACTGTAAGTGGTGCCGGCTCGCAGTGGAATAATGCTGCAGTTTTGGAAATAGGCGGTTTTGGTACAGGCACATTAACGATTCAGGACGGTGCCGCAGTGACTGCCGGGAATGCAACAATAGGTCTGCTAGCCGGCTCTCTTGGCATCTTATCGATGGATAAGGGTTCGCTGACTATCAACGGCCAATGGCTGATTGGTTATGATGGAACAGCTGATGTCACCATGAGTAATGGCAGTCAGGTCAATACGAATAGCACTGTTGTTGCTAATACGGCCAATTCAGTAGGCATTATTGATGTACAGGGACAGGGCACGCAGTGGAATAACAGCGGTAACCTGGTCATTGGAAACCAGGGATTCGGCGATTTGTGCATCTGCGATGGTGGTGTCGTTAACAACTGGGCGGCAGTTCTCGGTGCACAGCTTGGTTCAACGGGTGTGGTGGGGGTTGAAGGTCAGGGCTCACAGTGGAATAACAAGGGTAGTTTAATCATTGGATTATTGTCCGATGGCAGTTTATCGATTGTTGATGGGGGGCTGGTCACTTCCCAATCAGCCGTAATTGCAAGCGGGGCCAATTCGGTTAGTACAGCAGATATTTTCGGCCAGAACTCTCATTGGTTCAACCGCGGCAATTTAATTGTCGGGGATAGTGGAAATGGCAGCCTGTTCATAACGGATGGCGGCACCGTCAGCAACCAGCAGGCTGTCATTGCCGCCAATGCAGGTTCTACTGGCGCGGCACTTGTGCAGGGTGAGGGTTCGCGCTGGAATAATTTATCCCTGGTGATTGGGCAACACTCAGCCGGAGCGCTTAGCATCCAGAGTGGCGCTCTGGTCAATGTAATGCAGCAAACTATTTTGGGTGGCGGCCCTGCCTTGTTGGAAATTGTGGCGAATGGGGTGTTGCAGACTAATCAGCTAATCGGTAACAGTGTTTTTATTGGAACTCATCTTGATGGTGGCATCCTGAGAGCCAATGGGAATAACAATGCATTTATCAGCGGATTTCTTCCTGGGCAGCTGTTCTTAAGTTGCCAGGGCCTGGCGATTGACTCCAATGGTTTTAATATTGCTACTGACAATGTCTTTGATGGATGCGGGGGCTTAACCAAGACTGGTCCTGGCCAGCTAACACTGGGCGGCCAGCAGGCCTATACTGGATCTACAACCGTTAATCAGGGTGTATTACGGATTGATGGCAGCCTGCCCGGAGAGGTTGAGGTGCTGGCTGGCGCTCGTTTGCAGGGCACAGGCTCTATGGGTACTGCGGTAGTTGCCGGAAATATTGCGCCGGGCAATTCAATAGGGACTTTGTCTGTCCTTGGAAATTACCTGCAGTTGCCGGGGTCTGTCTATGAATTGGAAATTAATACATCCGGCCAGTCGGATTTAATTAATGTGGGCGGCACGGCTACTATTGCAGGAGAGGTAGTATTGCTGCGTGCTCCTGGAATTTACACCCCCGGCACACGTTATACGATTTTAACCGCTCAGGGCGGTGTAATCGGGACTTATAGCAATCTGAACGAGAGCTTGCCTTTTCTTAATATTTTCCTGGCTTATGATCCTCAGCATGTCTATCTCGATATTGAGCGGAATGGACTTCGATTTTCAACTGCGGCATTGACAGTTAATCAATTCAATACGGCGGAAGGCATTGAGAGCCTGGGTGCTGGAAATGCCGTATATGATGCCATCAGTAATCTGGGGAGCTTGTATTTGGCTCCGCAAGCCTTAGACAGCCTTTCCGGTGAAATTCATGTGTCAACGCTCGGTGCGTTTATGGAAGAAAGCCGCTATCTCCGCTATGCAGCCATGAATCGGCTGCAGCAGGCCTCCTCCGCGCGGGAGGGTTTGCAGGTGGATGCCAAACAACGCCATCAATCCTTATCCGGTGTGACCTGGTGGGGACAGGGCTTCGGGGCTTGGGGTGAGCTTGAGGGTAATGGCAATGCCGCGCAAACCGATCGTTCCACCCGAGGATTTTTTCTGGGAGCCGATACCGCTTCGGGATTGCCGATGCGTATGGGTGTAATTGGCGGCATCAGCCATTCGGATATAAAGGTTTATGCTCGCAACTCCTGGGTATCCAGTGATAACTACCATCTGGGACTTTATGCGGGCAGCCGTCTGGCGAGTTTGAGTCTGCGTGGCGGCGCGGCCTATAGCTGGCATGATATTCACAGCCATCGCAATATTGTTTTTCCCGGGTTTTCCAATGCAGTCAAAGCCAATTCGAATGGAGATACTGCGCAGTTGTTCGCAGAGCTCGGTTATCCTTTAATTCTTAATCGAGTTGAACTGGAACCTTTTGCTGGTGGCAGTTATGTCAATGTGGAATCAAGGCGATTTTTTGAAACAGGCAGTGCTGCGGCACTGAATGGCCGCGGCCAGGAGAATCTTTTTTATTCGACGCTGGGCTTGCGCGAAACATCCAATGTGATGATGAATAATAAACTAATTATCGCACAGCGTTTAATGCTGGGATGGCAGCATGCCAATCATCATCTGGATCCGCAAACATTAATGGCGTTTAATAGCGGCAGTAGCGGATTTACTATTTACGGCAGCCCGCTTGCGCGCGACTCTATTCTTCTCGATGCCGGCTTATTATTGCAGCGTCCGGAAACTGACAATCTGCAGTTAAAACTTTCTTATATTGCCCAATGGGCATCGAATGTTCAGGATAATGGTATTATGGGCACGCTGATCTATCGAATGTCATAG
- a CDS encoding DUF2130 domain-containing protein, translating to MTEPTISCPSCKSEIKLTESLAAPLIETTKKQFHQQLLEKDQEIFIKEEAVRQKEKLLLQEKQQMEKQIAEELETQLKKERARIIEEEAQKARLLVGSDLENRQKEIAELQTILKSRDEKLAEAQKMQAEWIKKQRQLEDDRREMELTIEKRINEGLESVRSKARQEAEDGLVLKIREKEQTISSMQKQIEDLKRKAEQGSQQLQGEVQELILESMLQTKFPFDLIEPVPKGEFGGDVLQRVFGGNQQACGSILWESKRTKNWSDGWLSKLREDQRSAKAEISVLVSQALPDGVETFDLIDGVWVTHPKAAFPVATVLRQTLLELSLARKSSEGQLSKMEMIYQYLTGSRFRQRVEAIVEAFSSMQTDLEKERKAIMKQWAKRSEQIERVMNATVGMYGDLQGIAGKSLQEIEGLEFKMLESDSSE from the coding sequence ATGACTGAGCCTACTATTAGCTGCCCTTCCTGTAAAAGCGAGATCAAGTTAACCGAATCGCTGGCGGCCCCGCTGATCGAAACAACCAAAAAACAGTTCCACCAGCAGCTGCTGGAAAAAGATCAGGAAATATTTATCAAGGAAGAAGCGGTCAGGCAAAAAGAAAAACTGCTGTTACAGGAAAAACAGCAAATGGAAAAACAGATCGCTGAAGAGCTGGAAACGCAATTGAAAAAAGAGCGCGCCCGGATTATTGAAGAAGAAGCCCAGAAAGCCAGATTGCTGGTGGGTTCCGATTTGGAGAACAGGCAAAAGGAAATCGCAGAATTACAGACAATTCTTAAATCCCGTGATGAGAAGCTTGCCGAAGCGCAGAAAATGCAGGCTGAATGGATTAAAAAACAGCGTCAATTGGAAGATGATCGGCGTGAGATGGAGTTAACCATTGAAAAGCGGATTAACGAAGGATTAGAGTCAGTCAGATCCAAAGCGCGTCAGGAAGCCGAGGATGGACTGGTGTTAAAGATCAGGGAAAAAGAACAGACCATTTCCAGTATGCAAAAGCAGATTGAAGACTTGAAGAGAAAAGCCGAACAGGGCTCGCAGCAATTGCAGGGTGAGGTACAGGAATTGATTCTGGAATCCATGCTGCAAACCAAATTCCCTTTTGATTTAATAGAGCCAGTCCCTAAAGGGGAGTTTGGCGGCGATGTTTTGCAGCGTGTGTTTGGCGGTAACCAACAGGCTTGCGGCAGTATTTTATGGGAGTCCAAGCGCACCAAAAACTGGAGCGATGGCTGGTTGAGTAAACTGCGCGAAGATCAACGCAGCGCCAAGGCTGAAATTTCGGTTTTAGTCAGCCAGGCTTTACCCGATGGAGTTGAAACCTTTGATCTGATTGATGGTGTTTGGGTAACCCACCCTAAAGCCGCTTTTCCAGTCGCAACGGTTCTCCGCCAGACTCTTTTAGAGTTGTCTCTGGCGAGAAAATCGTCCGAAGGCCAGCTAAGCAAAATGGAAATGATCTACCAGTATCTGACAGGTTCCCGCTTTCGCCAGCGGGTAGAGGCGATCGTAGAAGCCTTTTCATCCATGCAGACTGATCTTGAAAAAGAGCGTAAAGCCATCATGAAGCAATGGGCAAAGCGCAGTGAACAAATTGAGCGGGTCATGAATGCAACGGTTGGCATGTATGGCGATCTACAGGGCATTGCCGGTAAATCCCTGCAGGAAATTGAAGGCCTGGAGTTCAAAATGCTGGAATCTGATAGTTCAGAATAG
- a CDS encoding TspO/MBR family protein: protein MKLVFWIVLFEVIGLALGLLTQANLEPWYNNLHKSSLTPPGFVFSLVWTLLYALLAVVAWRLSNHSKLSSKRVAMLFALQMLMNWAWTPLFFGLHWLIPSAIWLIALTCLNVILFIEANKSQKTIAWLLLPYILWLLFASNLNLVIALNN from the coding sequence ATGAAGTTAGTGTTTTGGATTGTGCTTTTCGAAGTCATCGGCTTGGCGCTGGGTTTACTCACTCAGGCAAATCTTGAGCCTTGGTATAATAATCTTCATAAATCGTCCCTCACCCCGCCCGGGTTCGTCTTTTCGCTTGTGTGGACCCTTTTATATGCCCTTCTTGCTGTTGTTGCCTGGAGGCTATCAAATCATAGTAAGTTGTCTTCTAAAAGAGTGGCTATGCTTTTTGCTTTACAAATGCTGATGAATTGGGCCTGGACACCACTCTTTTTTGGATTGCACTGGTTAATACCGAGTGCAATCTGGCTTATTGCCTTAACCTGTTTGAATGTAATTTTATTCATTGAAGCGAATAAATCGCAGAAAACGATTGCCTGGTTATTGCTTCCCTACATACTGTGGCTGCTTTTTGCGTCCAATTTGAACCTGGTTATTGCCCTGAATAATTAA
- a CDS encoding mechanosensitive ion channel family protein has protein sequence MTELLNTTISFINSTKLLSFLYAAGLIITGYIVAQRISSLTNRSIIKRFSRHHALLISRIVFYVILGLFTVSSLQHLGFKLGVLLGAAGIFTVAISFASQTAASNLISGIFLLFEHPFKVGDTIELKGINGVVESIDLLSTKLRTSDNKLIRIPNEVLIKSELANLNYFDTRRIDLIIGVAYQSNINQVKTTLLDIANHCPLVLKDPAPNVNINNFADSAIQLKFMVWVDTENHSLVKNQLQEIIKEKFELEGIEMPFPQVTIHRV, from the coding sequence ATGACTGAATTACTCAATACCACCATTAGTTTTATTAACAGTACCAAATTGCTCAGTTTTCTTTATGCTGCCGGCTTGATCATAACCGGCTATATTGTTGCCCAGCGTATTAGCAGCCTGACCAACCGTTCTATCATTAAACGTTTTTCCAGACACCATGCCTTATTGATAAGCCGTATTGTCTTCTATGTCATTCTCGGGCTCTTCACTGTGTCCAGCTTACAGCATTTGGGCTTCAAATTAGGCGTACTGCTGGGTGCTGCCGGTATTTTTACCGTCGCAATCAGTTTCGCCTCCCAGACAGCAGCATCCAATTTAATTAGTGGAATTTTTCTATTATTCGAACATCCTTTTAAAGTTGGCGACACCATTGAATTAAAAGGGATTAATGGCGTGGTTGAATCCATTGATTTACTCTCTACCAAATTGCGTACCTCAGACAACAAACTCATCCGCATTCCTAATGAAGTACTCATTAAATCTGAACTTGCCAATCTTAATTATTTTGATACCCGCCGCATTGATTTAATCATTGGGGTGGCTTATCAAAGCAATATTAATCAAGTCAAAACAACGTTGCTGGATATTGCTAACCATTGCCCTCTGGTCCTTAAAGATCCGGCACCTAATGTCAATATTAACAATTTTGCCGATTCAGCGATTCAGCTAAAATTCATGGTATGGGTTGATACAGAGAACCACTCCCTGGTGAAAAACCAGTTACAGGAAATTATCAAAGAAAAATTTGAACTTGAGGGAATCGAAATGCCATTCCCGCAGGTAACCATTCATCGTGTTTAA
- a CDS encoding competence/damage-inducible protein A: MTIALLATGDEIINGDTLNSNAHYLARSLSSEGLTVGRHMACSDKQEDIQECIQFLAKDHSILIITGGLGPTSDDRTRFALGQFMRTTLVEFPEAFEHVRNRLLKSNLALTGGNRQQAQFPPNAILLPNPQGTAMGCVCEWEGQLFFLLPGPPRECYPMFNDYVLPRLQSTEHENTRLLKWRAFGVAEGQIAQQMDDALQGIDCITGYRLDTPYVECKVRCKPELIMQINAIVEPILRPHLITQSDKKASEEFIKALAVPGAGIVISDQATGGHLQTLIQKPENWQRLQFTENPQAELQFQIEGLNEYWQEIPGTATSILTIHWRKGEERGSETHSLPYRSPLVVHLAAEWLCFRLLHLINQLHE, from the coding sequence ATGACTATTGCCCTGCTTGCTACCGGCGATGAGATAATCAATGGAGATACACTGAACAGTAATGCGCATTATCTTGCCCGCTCACTTAGCTCCGAAGGCCTCACTGTTGGCCGGCACATGGCTTGCAGCGATAAGCAGGAAGATATACAGGAGTGCATTCAGTTTTTAGCAAAAGATCATTCCATTCTTATAATAACTGGCGGACTTGGGCCGACCTCAGATGATAGGACACGCTTTGCGCTTGGCCAATTTATGAGAACCACACTGGTTGAGTTTCCCGAGGCTTTTGAACATGTTCGGAACCGTCTTCTCAAAAGTAATCTTGCCTTAACCGGAGGGAATCGGCAGCAGGCTCAGTTCCCTCCCAATGCTATCCTTTTGCCCAACCCACAGGGCACTGCCATGGGCTGTGTTTGCGAATGGGAAGGACAACTGTTTTTCCTGCTGCCTGGCCCGCCCCGTGAATGCTATCCTATGTTTAACGACTATGTGCTACCCAGACTGCAATCGACGGAGCATGAAAACACACGGCTTTTAAAATGGCGCGCTTTTGGAGTAGCGGAAGGTCAGATTGCCCAGCAGATGGACGATGCCCTGCAAGGTATCGACTGTATTACCGGCTATCGTCTTGATACGCCTTATGTAGAATGCAAGGTGCGTTGTAAACCGGAACTAATCATGCAAATCAATGCGATCGTGGAGCCAATCCTCCGCCCGCACCTGATTACCCAGAGCGATAAAAAAGCATCTGAAGAGTTTATTAAAGCACTTGCTGTTCCAGGGGCTGGCATCGTCATTAGCGATCAGGCCACCGGGGGGCATCTGCAAACATTAATCCAAAAACCGGAAAACTGGCAGCGATTACAATTTACGGAAAATCCTCAGGCAGAATTACAATTTCAAATTGAGGGTTTAAACGAATATTGGCAGGAAATCCCAGGCACCGCTACTTCCATACTGACCATTCACTGGCGCAAAGGGGAAGAACGAGGCAGCGAAACCCATTCACTGCCCTATCGCAGCCCCCTGGTGGTGCACCTGGCCGCAGAGTGGCTATGCTTCCGTCTGCTTCATCTCATCAATCAATTGCATGAGTGA
- the cgtA gene encoding Obg family GTPase CgtA, with protein sequence MKFVDEALIKVDAGNGGHGCLSFRREKFVPRGGPDGGDGGDGGSVFLEGSSSLNTLVDFRYQRHFKAENGQPGMGGNCTGKKGEDLIIPVPVGTLIYDVDTHELLGDVSVEGQRLLVAQGGFHGLGNTRYKSSVNRAPRQTTPGTPGESRHLRLELRVLADVGLLGLPNAGKSTLIRAVSAARPKVADYPFTTLHPSLAVVSVSSHKSFVMADIPGLIEGAAEGAGLGHRFLRHLSRTCILLHVIDMAPVDNSDPVEAAKTIINELKEYDPALLQKPRWLVLNKIDMLPDPVEREAAINAVIDGLNWTDKVFCISAMTGEGTQQLCYSLMQLIDEMKQTEA encoded by the coding sequence ATGAAATTTGTTGATGAAGCCCTCATTAAAGTTGACGCGGGTAATGGCGGTCACGGCTGTCTAAGCTTTAGACGTGAGAAATTTGTCCCTCGCGGCGGCCCTGATGGCGGAGATGGCGGAGATGGCGGCAGTGTTTTTCTGGAAGGCAGTTCCAGTCTGAATACCCTGGTAGATTTTCGCTATCAGAGGCATTTTAAAGCAGAGAACGGCCAGCCAGGGATGGGCGGAAACTGTACCGGCAAGAAAGGCGAGGACTTAATTATTCCTGTTCCGGTTGGAACCTTGATTTACGACGTCGATACGCATGAATTGCTGGGTGATGTAAGTGTTGAAGGCCAACGCCTGCTGGTTGCGCAAGGCGGCTTTCATGGATTGGGAAACACGCGTTATAAAAGCAGCGTTAATCGTGCCCCGCGCCAGACAACTCCAGGCACCCCGGGTGAGTCTCGTCATTTGCGGCTTGAGTTAAGAGTACTGGCAGATGTGGGGCTATTGGGTCTTCCCAATGCCGGGAAATCAACCTTAATCCGCGCTGTATCAGCAGCAAGGCCCAAAGTTGCTGATTATCCGTTTACTACTCTGCATCCCAGTCTGGCGGTAGTGAGCGTATCTTCGCATAAAAGCTTTGTAATGGCTGATATCCCCGGCTTAATTGAAGGTGCTGCAGAGGGTGCTGGCCTTGGTCATCGTTTTTTAAGGCATTTATCGCGTACCTGCATCTTATTGCATGTCATCGATATGGCTCCTGTTGATAACAGCGACCCGGTTGAAGCGGCAAAAACAATAATCAATGAGTTAAAGGAATATGATCCTGCCTTGCTGCAGAAACCTCGCTGGTTAGTGCTTAATAAAATTGACATGCTGCCCGATCCGGTGGAAAGGGAGGCTGCGATCAATGCAGTGATTGACGGTTTGAATTGGACCGATAAGGTATTTTGCATATCGGCCATGACTGGCGAAGGCACGCAGCAGCTTTGCTATTCACTCATGCAATTGATTGATGAGATGAAGCAGACGGAAGCATAG
- the rpmA gene encoding 50S ribosomal protein L27 produces the protein MAHKKAGGSTRNGRDSNPKYLGVKRFGGQLVNAGEILVRQRGTRFHAGVGVGCGRDHTLYALVTGYVVFNVKGDKNRKFVNIKAIEEQA, from the coding sequence ATGGCTCATAAGAAAGCGGGTGGTAGTACGCGTAACGGACGCGACTCGAATCCCAAGTATCTTGGTGTAAAACGTTTCGGCGGTCAGCTTGTGAATGCGGGCGAGATTCTTGTTCGTCAACGCGGTACACGTTTCCATGCTGGTGTTGGTGTTGGCTGTGGTCGTGATCATACACTGTATGCTCTGGTTACTGGTTATGTTGTATTCAATGTTAAAGGCGACAAAAACCGTAAGTTTGTAAATATCAAAGCAATTGAAGAGCAGGCATAA
- the rplU gene encoding 50S ribosomal protein L21, whose translation MYAVIKSGGKQYRVKEGDVLKLELLAADVGKEINFSEVLMLTDGDKVTCGAPLVANASVTAEVLDHGRHKKVRIIKFRRRKHHMKKMGHRQYYTQVKITAISK comes from the coding sequence ATGTATGCGGTAATTAAGAGCGGCGGTAAGCAGTACCGTGTCAAAGAAGGCGATGTGTTAAAATTAGAATTGCTGGCCGCAGATGTTGGCAAAGAAATTAACTTTAGCGAAGTATTAATGCTGACAGACGGCGATAAGGTCACTTGTGGTGCTCCTTTAGTGGCTAATGCCTCTGTAACTGCAGAAGTGCTTGATCATGGCCGACATAAGAAAGTTAGAATCATTAAATTCAGACGTCGTAAGCACCATATGAAAAAAATGGGGCACCGACAATATTATACGCAGGTTAAAATTACTGCGATTAGCAAGTAG
- a CDS encoding 50S ribosomal protein L25/general stress protein Ctc: protein MSILLEAESRADIGKGASRRLRRLENKVPAILYGGDKKPQSLHLLHNKVIKALEQESIYSSIFDLKVDGKVEHVILKDLQRHPYKPIVLHMDLQRVSAKDVLIKHVPVHFTNEQQSKAVKAGGIVNHTMTQVEVRCQAKDLPEFIEIDLSNMVMDQVIHLSDLKLPKGVQLTVDLTDGSHNHPVVSIHAPRGAAGEEEGESEEAAE from the coding sequence ATGTCTATTTTATTAGAAGCTGAATCAAGAGCTGATATAGGAAAAGGTGCGAGCCGCCGCCTGCGTCGCCTTGAGAACAAAGTACCTGCCATTCTTTACGGCGGTGACAAAAAGCCTCAAAGCCTTCATTTATTACATAACAAGGTTATCAAAGCACTTGAGCAGGAAAGCATTTACTCTAGTATTTTTGACCTGAAAGTAGATGGCAAAGTTGAGCATGTCATTCTGAAAGACTTACAACGTCATCCCTACAAGCCGATCGTTTTACACATGGATCTGCAACGTGTTTCTGCCAAAGACGTTTTAATTAAACACGTTCCTGTCCATTTCACCAATGAACAGCAATCCAAAGCTGTTAAAGCAGGCGGTATCGTCAACCATACGATGACGCAAGTGGAAGTTCGTTGCCAGGCTAAAGATTTACCTGAATTTATCGAAATCGATTTATCAAACATGGTAATGGACCAGGTTATTCACTTGTCTGATCTGAAATTGCCTAAAGGCGTTCAGCTCACAGTGGATCTCACAGACGGCAGCCATAACCATCCTGTAGTCAGCATTCATGCCCCAAGAGGTGCTGCTGGTGAAGAGGAAGGTGAATCTGAAGAAGCAGCTGAATAG
- the pth gene encoding aminoacyl-tRNA hydrolase: MTIKLIIGLRNPGSAYALTRHNAGAWFVEALAEHSNLTFKPEKKLHAELAALEGQRCRLLLPLTFMNNSGLPVREVSQFYRIKPEEMLVVHDELDLPAGRIKLKSGGGHGGHNGLRDIITQLGSQSFHRLRVGIGHPGHKDLVLSYVLGKPVQEDRQSILDAIERAVTVVPTIIDGNLAAAMNVING; this comes from the coding sequence ATGACTATTAAATTAATAATCGGTCTGCGAAACCCCGGATCTGCCTATGCTCTTACCCGGCATAATGCGGGTGCATGGTTCGTGGAAGCCCTGGCGGAACATTCGAATCTAACGTTTAAACCTGAAAAGAAATTACATGCCGAGCTAGCCGCACTGGAGGGTCAGCGTTGCAGGCTGCTCCTTCCTTTGACCTTCATGAACAACAGCGGTCTTCCTGTGCGGGAAGTCAGCCAGTTTTATCGTATAAAACCGGAAGAAATGCTTGTCGTTCACGATGAGCTTGATTTGCCAGCGGGCCGAATCAAGTTAAAATCAGGCGGCGGACATGGCGGACACAATGGCCTGCGCGATATTATTACCCAATTGGGCAGCCAGTCATTCCACCGTTTACGCGTAGGGATAGGCCATCCCGGACATAAGGATCTGGTGCTTAGCTATGTGCTGGGAAAACCGGTTCAGGAGGATCGGCAATCCATCCTGGATGCGATTGAACGTGCGGTTACAGTCGTACCAACTATCATCGATGGCAATCTTGCTGCGGCAATGAATGTTATCAATGGCTAA
- the ychF gene encoding redox-regulated ATPase YchF codes for MGFKCGIVGLPNVGKSTLFNALTRAGIEAANYPFCTIEPNVGIVTVPDPRLDALSEIVKPQQTVPTTMQFVDIAGLVKGAAKGEGLGNQFLANIRETDAIAHVVRCFDNSDVIHVDGRVDPLSDIEIINTELALADMESVDKALMKAAKGSKSGNKEALFEKQTLEKVKAHLDQGLPVRTLTLSAEEEQVIKRLFLLTAKPVLYIANVSDEGYENNPYLKQVQDLAAQENAKVVALCASTESDLVDLDDEERQEYMKELGISEPGLDRVIRAGHDLLGLQTYFTAGVKEVRAWTVAKGATAPQAAGVIHTDFEKGFIRAEVIAYEDFLQYRGEQGSKEAGKLRLEGKEYIVRDGDVMHFRFNV; via the coding sequence ATGGGATTCAAATGCGGTATTGTCGGCTTGCCGAATGTGGGTAAATCAACATTATTCAATGCCCTGACGAGAGCGGGAATTGAAGCGGCCAACTACCCTTTTTGTACTATAGAACCGAATGTGGGAATTGTTACAGTCCCCGATCCACGTCTTGATGCTTTGAGCGAAATAGTGAAGCCGCAGCAAACAGTTCCAACAACCATGCAATTTGTAGATATAGCGGGCCTTGTAAAAGGGGCTGCCAAAGGCGAAGGCCTTGGAAACCAGTTTCTGGCAAACATTCGCGAAACAGACGCTATTGCCCATGTCGTACGCTGCTTTGATAATTCTGACGTGATTCATGTCGATGGCCGGGTGGATCCTCTGTCTGATATTGAAATCATTAATACTGAACTGGCCCTTGCAGATATGGAGTCAGTCGACAAGGCTCTGATGAAGGCGGCAAAAGGCAGTAAAAGCGGTAATAAAGAAGCGCTATTTGAAAAGCAGACACTTGAAAAAGTAAAAGCCCATCTTGATCAAGGATTGCCCGTAAGAACCCTTACTTTAAGTGCAGAAGAAGAACAGGTCATTAAACGATTATTTCTGCTGACCGCTAAACCTGTTCTATATATTGCCAATGTCAGTGATGAAGGTTACGAGAATAATCCTTATCTTAAGCAGGTCCAGGATTTGGCAGCTCAGGAAAATGCCAAAGTTGTGGCTTTATGTGCTTCCACAGAATCCGACCTGGTCGATTTGGACGATGAAGAACGCCAGGAATACATGAAGGAACTCGGTATTTCCGAGCCCGGCCTTGACCGTGTTATTCGTGCGGGGCATGATTTACTGGGCTTACAAACCTATTTTACCGCCGGCGTTAAGGAAGTTCGTGCCTGGACTGTCGCAAAAGGCGCCACTGCCCCACAGGCAGCCGGTGTCATCCATACAGATTTTGAGAAAGGCTTTATACGTGCCGAAGTCATCGCTTATGAGGATTTTCTTCAATACCGCGGTGAGCAAGGTTCCAAGGAAGCAGGTAAATTGAGATTGGAAGGCAAAGAATATATTGTTCGTGACGGTGATGTGATGCATTTCAGATTTAATGTATAA